In candidate division WOR-3 bacterium, the following are encoded in one genomic region:
- a CDS encoding cyclic 2,3-diphosphoglycerate synthase gives MRRRVIIMGAAGMDYHLFNMFFRDNEEYEVVGFTMAAEQNLGTVGKLRRYPPVLAGRLYPDGIPTYYEHDLPELIKKLKVDEVYFAYSDVKHEFVMHRASEALVAGARFGLLPPRLLQIKANRPVVAVCAVRTGCGKSQTSRRVYEILKGQGLRVVAIREPMPYGELEKQIWQRFASFEDLDRAGVTIEEREEYEPYIEQGMVIYAGCDYQEILKQAEQEADVIVWDGGNNEISFYVPDLLIVLTDPLRQEHTLAYHPGEVNLRMADVVVINKEDSATPEAIASLMAQIRQVNPQAVIVHADSPLSVDDPERILDRRVLVIEDGPTVTHGEMPYGAGRIAAERFGAREIIDPRPYARGTLAKELERSRHLDRVLPAMGYSPEQLKELEEAINRAECEVVVSGTPIDLSRLIKTNKPVIRVRYRLQEKSRPDLEELILTRLQLKK, from the coding sequence ATGCGCCGAAGGGTAATTATCATGGGTGCTGCCGGTATGGACTACCACCTCTTTAATATGTTCTTCCGGGACAATGAGGAGTATGAGGTGGTGGGGTTCACGATGGCAGCAGAGCAGAATCTGGGAACGGTTGGCAAGCTGCGGCGCTATCCTCCGGTCTTGGCAGGCAGACTTTATCCGGACGGAATCCCGACCTATTATGAGCATGACCTGCCCGAGCTGATAAAAAAACTGAAGGTGGATGAGGTGTATTTTGCCTATTCGGATGTCAAGCATGAGTTTGTCATGCACCGGGCATCCGAGGCGCTGGTTGCCGGTGCCCGGTTCGGGCTGCTGCCGCCGCGCCTGCTGCAGATTAAGGCGAACCGGCCGGTGGTGGCGGTGTGTGCGGTCCGGACCGGCTGTGGCAAATCCCAGACCTCAAGGCGGGTTTATGAGATTCTGAAGGGTCAGGGCCTGCGGGTGGTGGCGATCCGGGAGCCGATGCCTTACGGCGAGCTGGAGAAGCAGATCTGGCAGCGGTTTGCATCGTTTGAGGACCTGGACCGTGCCGGGGTGACGATTGAGGAGCGGGAGGAGTATGAGCCCTATATTGAGCAGGGGATGGTGATTTATGCGGGCTGTGATTATCAGGAGATCCTGAAACAGGCGGAGCAGGAGGCGGATGTCATTGTCTGGGACGGCGGGAATAACGAGATCTCGTTCTATGTGCCGGACCTGCTGATTGTGCTCACCGATCCGCTGCGCCAGGAGCATACCCTTGCCTATCATCCCGGTGAGGTGAATCTGCGGATGGCGGATGTGGTGGTGATCAACAAGGAGGATTCCGCGACACCGGAGGCGATCGCCAGCCTGATGGCGCAGATCCGGCAGGTCAATCCGCAGGCGGTGATCGTCCATGCCGATTCCCCCCTGAGTGTTGATGATCCGGAGAGGATCCTGGACCGGCGGGTGCTGGTGATTGAGGACGGTCCGACCGTGACCCATGGTGAGATGCCCTATGGTGCGGGCAGGATTGCGGCGGAGCGGTTCGGCGCCCGGGAGATCATCGATCCCAGACCTTATGCGCGGGGAACGCTGGCAAAAGAGCTGGAGCGGAGCCGGCATCTGGACCGGGTCCTGCCGGCAATGGGCTATTCACCGGAACAGCTGAAAGAGCTGGAAGAGGCGATCAACCGGGCGGAGTGTGAGGTGGTGGTGAGCGGAACCCCGATTGATCTGAGCCGGCTGATCAAAACCAACAAACCGGTGATCCGGGTCCGCTACCGGCTCCAGGAGAAGTCCAGGCCGGATCTGGAGGAGCTGATTCTGACCCGGCTTCAGCTGAAGAAATGA
- the pruA gene encoding L-glutamate gamma-semialdehyde dehydrogenase: MLTPFANEQYLDFSKPENIERMKQAISRLKAQSDREFELIIGGKRVKTREKFQSFNPSDRSPVGTFQQATIKEAEAALSAAWRAFESWRFVPAIERASIFLRAARIMRQRRFEFDAAMVLEVGKNWIEADADFAEAVDFLEFYSREAIRYEQPCGVTPYPGEIQEVRYIPLGVGVVIPPWNFPCAIMAGMTTAAAVSGNTVVLKPASDAPLIASLFMECLEEAGLPEGVVNFITGPGSTVGNYLVEHQKTRFISFTGSKDVGLGIIERAGKISPGQIWIKRVVAEMGGKDCIIVDSEADLKSAVEGVTISAYGFQGQKCSACSRLVLDTKIYDEFLEMLVARVKKIKVGPVEEPENWMGPVINERAFKSIMGYIQTGKNEGRLVCGGRGDDRQGYFIQPTIFADVKRNARIAQEEIFGPVLAVIRARNFSDALAIANGTEYGLTGALYTKNREKIMRAKREFHVGNLYFNRKCTGALVDVQPFGGFNMSGTDSKAGGRDYLLLFLQAKSMTERF; the protein is encoded by the coding sequence ATGCTGACACCATTTGCCAATGAGCAGTATCTTGATTTTTCCAAGCCGGAAAATATTGAACGGATGAAGCAGGCGATCTCCCGGCTGAAGGCGCAAAGCGACCGGGAGTTTGAGCTGATCATCGGCGGTAAAAGGGTTAAGACCCGGGAGAAGTTTCAGTCCTTTAACCCGTCAGACAGGAGTCCGGTCGGCACCTTTCAGCAGGCAACCATAAAGGAGGCGGAGGCGGCGCTTTCGGCGGCCTGGCGCGCCTTTGAGAGCTGGCGGTTTGTGCCGGCGATTGAGCGGGCATCGATCTTTCTCCGTGCTGCCCGGATTATGCGGCAGCGGCGGTTTGAGTTTGATGCGGCGATGGTGCTGGAGGTGGGTAAGAACTGGATTGAGGCGGATGCCGACTTTGCGGAAGCGGTTGATTTTCTTGAGTTTTACAGCCGGGAGGCGATCCGGTATGAACAGCCGTGCGGGGTGACGCCGTATCCGGGTGAGATTCAGGAGGTCCGGTATATTCCGCTCGGGGTCGGGGTGGTGATTCCGCCCTGGAACTTTCCCTGTGCGATCATGGCGGGCATGACCACTGCAGCGGCGGTAAGCGGTAATACCGTGGTGCTGAAGCCGGCATCGGATGCTCCGCTGATTGCCAGCCTGTTTATGGAGTGTCTGGAGGAGGCTGGACTGCCCGAGGGGGTGGTGAATTTTATCACCGGTCCGGGAAGCACGGTGGGCAATTATCTGGTTGAGCACCAGAAAACCCGCTTCATCTCCTTTACCGGCTCCAAGGATGTCGGGCTGGGAATCATTGAGCGGGCAGGCAAAATTTCACCGGGTCAGATCTGGATCAAGCGGGTAGTTGCGGAGATGGGCGGTAAGGACTGTATTATTGTGGATTCGGAGGCGGATCTGAAGAGCGCGGTGGAAGGGGTGACGATTTCCGCCTACGGTTTTCAGGGGCAGAAGTGTTCTGCCTGCTCCCGGCTGGTGCTGGATACCAAGATTTATGATGAGTTTCTGGAGATGCTGGTGGCGCGGGTGAAGAAGATTAAGGTCGGACCGGTTGAGGAGCCGGAGAACTGGATGGGACCTGTGATCAATGAGCGGGCGTTCAAGAGCATTATGGGCTATATTCAGACCGGTAAAAACGAGGGCAGGCTGGTGTGCGGAGGCAGAGGTGACGACCGGCAGGGCTATTTCATTCAGCCGACGATTTTCGCCGATGTCAAACGCAACGCCCGGATCGCCCAGGAGGAGATCTTCGGACCAGTGCTGGCGGTGATCAGGGCGCGCAACTTCAGCGATGCGCTGGCGATTGCCAACGGCACTGAATACGGGCTGACCGGTGCATTGTATACGAAAAACCGGGAGAAGATCATGCGGGCAAAGCGGGAGTTCCATGTCGGTAATCTGTATTTCAACCGCAAGTGCACCGGTGCACTGGTGGATGTCCAGCCGTTTGGCGGGTTCAACATGTCCGGGACCGATTCCAAGGCGGGCGGAAGGGACTATCTGCTGCTGTTTCTCCAGGCGAAGTCAATGACGGAGAGGTTCTGA
- a CDS encoding SBBP repeat-containing protein, which translates to MARQKVLLSNRAFTGREGVIRSGALSVLFLMLLLSATGLAQVDTGWVRRWTGVGNYNDLIVSVATDQWGNVIGAGYAIGELTAQDILVVKYTPDGTLSWVRRYDWRGLNDVANGVVVDKNGNIYVCGYSTDSLTSSDYVVLSYDPDGNLRWSDRYDGPGSSGDIAYGIALDSSSNVYVTGYSYSASTYDDICTIKYTAVGARQWVARYAGASSERAQAIATDLSGSVYVTGYTQAGNDMLTIKYNANGVQQWLDRYNGDGNGADMAFAVCTDRLGNCYITGYSLGTGTADYDYLTIRYSPSGIREWVARYNGDGNDYDYAYGVIADRNGDVYVTGYSTGLNTVYDVVTIKYNSLGQQVWLRRYDTGNNNEYGRAIAIDSRGNVYVTGSVARGSNYDFLTISYSPDGNLRWEATYNGPGNGMDYGYGLRLDAWGNVFVGGVSYGGSMSGYDALVIKYIQPDVAALRVLFPTGTIDTATVIQPRAVVANRGSAPSGLKAYCAIFRAGGARLYLDSVTVTGLGPGESTQVTFVEWFKPHPLGSYVVRCSTYRAFDQNLNNNVVQAEFQITAGPYGWMEMTQVPSGPSGRQVKDGGALAFCEAENRIYAIKGNRSGDFYFYQPNLGSWVTLPVIPTGPNGKLPGKGARLASDNQGNVYLVRGNNTREFWRFNADSGWVQLEDIPAGVSGKAVKGGTDMVYIEAEGCIYLLKGYKNEFYRFRISTGTWEELEPAPPAGKPKWDNGSFMVYDNAGSIYGCRAKYNELWRYDIGAGHWDTLHLLSGLPFAGRSGRSTKLKDGGCGAYFNGSIYALKGANTCEFWRYDIAGDSWVEIDTMPSQGSTGKKKRVKAGADIVYGGDAFYAFKGNKTLEFWRYALPPGDIRSGGMSPGVAKPGAVLRVQAGLVSQNRVWIQVPGAGNGQAELVLFDPAGRAVQRGWCRFNAGRAEFSSGRLAPGVYYLQVRGPGFAGTGKLVIGR; encoded by the coding sequence ATGGCTCGGCAGAAGGTATTACTGTCAAACAGGGCATTTACCGGGCGTGAGGGGGTAATCAGGTCAGGCGCATTGTCAGTTCTGTTTTTGATGCTTTTGTTATCCGCAACCGGTCTGGCACAGGTTGACACCGGCTGGGTGCGGCGCTGGACCGGGGTGGGAAATTATAACGATCTAATTGTCTCAGTCGCTACCGACCAATGGGGGAATGTGATCGGTGCCGGTTATGCAATCGGCGAGCTGACCGCTCAGGACATTTTAGTTGTGAAGTATACGCCCGATGGCACGCTCAGCTGGGTCCGGCGTTATGACTGGCGCGGGCTTAACGATGTGGCAAACGGGGTCGTGGTGGATAAGAACGGTAACATCTATGTCTGCGGTTACTCGACCGACAGTCTTACCAGCTCTGATTATGTGGTCCTGAGTTATGACCCGGACGGCAACCTCCGCTGGAGTGACCGTTATGACGGTCCGGGGAGTTCCGGCGATATTGCCTACGGAATTGCGCTTGACTCCAGTAGTAATGTGTATGTTACCGGCTACAGTTACAGCGCAAGTACCTACGATGATATCTGCACAATCAAATACACTGCCGTTGGAGCAAGGCAGTGGGTTGCCCGTTATGCCGGTGCCAGCAGTGAGCGGGCGCAGGCGATCGCTACCGATCTCAGCGGAAGTGTCTATGTAACCGGCTATACGCAGGCGGGTAATGACATGCTGACGATCAAATACAACGCCAACGGTGTCCAGCAGTGGCTTGATCGTTATAATGGTGATGGCAATGGAGCCGATATGGCGTTTGCGGTCTGTACCGACCGCCTGGGTAACTGTTATATTACCGGTTACAGTCTGGGTACCGGGACCGCTGATTATGACTATCTGACGATCAGGTATTCGCCCTCGGGCATCCGGGAATGGGTTGCCCGTTACAATGGCGATGGTAACGATTATGATTATGCCTATGGGGTGATTGCGGACCGGAATGGTGATGTGTATGTGACCGGCTACAGTACCGGGTTGAATACGGTTTACGATGTGGTGACCATCAAGTATAACAGTCTGGGCCAGCAGGTCTGGTTGCGGCGGTATGATACCGGGAACAATAATGAATACGGCCGGGCGATTGCCATTGACAGCAGGGGTAATGTGTATGTTACCGGTTCAGTTGCCCGGGGCTCCAATTACGACTTTCTGACCATTTCCTACAGTCCGGATGGAAATCTGCGCTGGGAGGCAACCTACAACGGACCGGGAAACGGGATGGATTACGGCTACGGGCTCAGACTTGACGCCTGGGGGAATGTGTTTGTAGGCGGAGTGAGTTACGGCGGTTCTATGAGCGGGTATGATGCTTTGGTCATTAAATACATTCAGCCGGATGTGGCCGCGCTGAGAGTTCTCTTTCCGACCGGAACAATTGATACCGCCACGGTAATCCAGCCCCGGGCGGTGGTCGCAAACCGGGGGAGTGCGCCGAGCGGTCTGAAGGCATACTGCGCAATTTTCCGTGCGGGCGGTGCGCGGCTATATCTGGACAGTGTGACCGTGACCGGTCTGGGTCCGGGTGAGTCCACTCAGGTCACCTTTGTTGAATGGTTCAAGCCCCATCCACTCGGCAGTTATGTTGTGCGCTGTTCCACCTACCGGGCTTTTGACCAGAACCTAAACAATAATGTAGTTCAGGCTGAATTTCAGATCACCGCCGGTCCTTATGGCTGGATGGAGATGACACAAGTGCCGAGCGGACCTTCGGGGAGACAGGTTAAGGATGGTGGTGCGCTCGCCTTTTGTGAGGCGGAGAACCGGATTTATGCGATTAAAGGTAATCGGAGCGGTGATTTCTATTTCTATCAGCCGAATCTGGGAAGCTGGGTGACGCTGCCGGTGATTCCGACCGGGCCGAACGGTAAGCTGCCCGGTAAGGGCGCCCGGCTGGCAAGTGATAACCAGGGTAATGTTTATCTGGTGCGGGGCAATAACACGCGGGAGTTCTGGCGGTTCAATGCGGACAGCGGGTGGGTTCAGCTTGAGGACATTCCTGCAGGCGTGAGCGGTAAGGCGGTGAAGGGCGGGACCGACATGGTTTATATTGAGGCGGAAGGTTGCATCTACCTGCTTAAGGGTTATAAGAATGAGTTTTACCGGTTCAGGATCAGCACCGGGACCTGGGAGGAGCTGGAGCCGGCTCCGCCTGCGGGCAAGCCGAAGTGGGATAACGGTTCGTTTATGGTGTATGACAATGCGGGGAGTATCTATGGCTGCCGGGCGAAGTATAATGAGCTGTGGCGTTATGATATCGGTGCGGGCCACTGGGATACCCTGCATCTGTTGAGCGGTCTGCCGTTTGCGGGCAGAAGCGGCAGGAGCACGAAGCTCAAGGATGGCGGGTGTGGTGCCTATTTTAATGGGAGTATCTATGCGCTGAAGGGTGCCAATACCTGCGAGTTCTGGCGGTACGATATTGCTGGCGACAGCTGGGTGGAGATTGATACGATGCCGTCGCAGGGGTCAACCGGTAAGAAGAAGCGGGTGAAGGCGGGCGCAGATATCGTTTACGGTGGCGATGCGTTTTATGCGTTCAAGGGGAATAAGACCCTGGAGTTCTGGCGGTATGCCCTGCCGCCAGGGGACATCCGGAGCGGAGGGATGAGTCCGGGCGTTGCAAAGCCGGGTGCGGTCCTGCGGGTGCAAGCCGGGCTGGTTTCGCAGAACCGGGTCTGGATTCAGGTGCCGGGTGCGGGCAACGGGCAGGCGGAGCTGGTGCTGTTTGATCCTGCGGGCAGGGCTGTTCAGCGCGGTTGGTGCAGGTTTAATGCGGGCAGGGCGGAGTTCAGCTCCGGTCGGCTGGCACCGGGTGTTTATTATCTTCAGGTCCGGGGACCGGGGTTTGCGGGAACAGGCAAGCTGGTGATTGGCAGGTAA
- a CDS encoding phenylalanine--tRNA ligase subunit alpha: protein MNLEPELLRALLEAPENRLTVTELVNRLKTDQSLVMAAAVKLKESGLVEIIEHTFEELIPGPQWSGKLPERTALEKLGEIPAVELSRLPVILGKEDVRSEVKWLTKRGWFSRERYRLVLTEKGRQALAGVREPDELILEQVKERITVPELKQRLAGVDVESAVKLLRGREELVRIRQRVERELKLTPAGVGAAQKQAEGGEPTAEVTQLTPELITTGRWRQVRFRRYDVTLPAKEVYPGKEHPLQRIISEARRAFLEMGFEETASPVVETAFWDFDALFQPQDHPAREMQDTFYLATPGTGRLPDPELVARVAQTHENGGETGSRGWRYRWQKGLAERLLLRTHTTAATIRALAENPVPPRKVFCIGKVFRRENMDATHLPEFIQIDGIIIDERASLVTLFGTLAEFYRKMGATEVRFRPSYFPYTEPSVEVFANLGRLGWVEMGGAGVFRPEVTLPLGCRATVLAWGLGLERLAMLRFGVSDIRKLYWADISWLREAKLCR, encoded by the coding sequence ATGAACCTCGAGCCGGAACTGCTGCGGGCTCTGCTTGAGGCGCCGGAAAACCGGCTGACTGTCACTGAACTGGTAAACCGGCTGAAAACCGATCAGTCGCTGGTAATGGCGGCGGCGGTGAAGCTGAAGGAGTCCGGGCTGGTGGAGATTATTGAGCATACCTTTGAAGAGCTGATCCCGGGTCCCCAATGGAGCGGAAAACTGCCGGAGCGGACCGCGCTGGAGAAGCTGGGTGAAATCCCGGCAGTTGAGCTCAGCCGGCTGCCGGTAATTCTGGGCAAGGAGGATGTGCGCTCCGAGGTTAAGTGGCTGACAAAAAGGGGCTGGTTTTCCCGGGAGCGGTACCGGCTGGTTCTGACCGAAAAGGGCAGGCAGGCGCTTGCCGGTGTCCGGGAGCCGGATGAGCTGATTCTGGAGCAGGTTAAGGAACGGATCACAGTGCCCGAGTTGAAACAGCGGCTTGCGGGGGTTGATGTTGAATCAGCGGTGAAACTCCTGAGAGGCAGGGAGGAGCTGGTGCGCATCCGGCAGCGGGTGGAGCGGGAGCTGAAACTGACTCCGGCAGGAGTCGGTGCGGCACAGAAGCAGGCGGAAGGCGGCGAACCGACCGCTGAAGTAACCCAGCTCACTCCGGAGCTGATCACCACCGGCAGATGGCGTCAGGTCCGGTTCCGGCGCTATGATGTCACCCTGCCGGCAAAGGAGGTTTATCCCGGCAAGGAGCACCCGCTGCAGCGGATCATCAGCGAGGCGCGGCGGGCGTTTCTGGAGATGGGGTTTGAGGAAACCGCCTCGCCAGTGGTTGAGACCGCATTCTGGGATTTTGATGCCCTGTTTCAGCCTCAGGACCATCCGGCACGGGAGATGCAGGACACATTCTATCTGGCAACACCGGGCACAGGCAGACTCCCGGATCCGGAGCTGGTGGCGCGGGTGGCACAGACCCATGAGAACGGCGGTGAGACCGGCTCCCGCGGCTGGCGTTACCGGTGGCAGAAGGGGCTGGCAGAACGGCTGCTGCTGCGCACCCACACCACCGCCGCAACCATCCGGGCGCTGGCGGAAAACCCCGTTCCGCCCCGCAAGGTGTTCTGCATCGGCAAGGTGTTCCGAAGGGAAAACATGGATGCCACCCATCTGCCCGAGTTCATCCAGATTGACGGCATCATCATTGACGAGCGGGCAAGCCTTGTAACACTGTTCGGGACACTCGCGGAGTTCTACCGCAAGATGGGGGCAACTGAGGTCCGGTTCCGTCCCTCATACTTTCCCTATACCGAGCCCAGCGTTGAGGTGTTTGCCAACCTCGGCCGGCTTGGATGGGTGGAGATGGGCGGTGCAGGTGTTTTCCGGCCTGAGGTGACCCTGCCTCTGGGCTGCCGGGCAACGGTGCTCGCCTGGGGTCTGGGGCTGGAACGGCTGGCGATGCTCCGCTTCGGAGTTTCCGACATCAGAAAATTATACTGGGCAGATATCAGCTGGCTGCGGGAGGCAAAGCTGTGCCGGTAG
- a CDS encoding TonB-dependent receptor, translating into MKIKAGFTALIFLSPVWSLLSAQPAPEASVRGMGLITGQIWNPHDSTPVEYANIVLYRQRDSALVNGTVTDAQGRFTLTQLPPGRYYLEVSFIGFRTNRVHNIQLAPGARLDLGKIPLEPAVISMPGVEATAQKPKLEFRIDRKVINVAQNPALQTGTAVDALENAPSVKVDLEGNVSLRGLSSFTVLIDGRPSPLEGSEALRQIPASTIDRIEIVTNPSVKYDPEGRAGIINVILKKQRPAGISGILNLNAGTSEQLGASLLLSLRTGTSTFYLSPNFNQGGFPGSREMTSWVLNPAGDTTHRTSTGTMSFQHRFYGLRGGADFQLTPSDWLSLSGYFGGNGNRRGQQADYYEWKTPDPTAETLNYQGATASFGTGTIFTASLDAGHNFGRKGHDLQLHTTLRGRSSTDSTLTEESLAGRIRAGRMTRETHQGIPLDLKLDYALPLREKDKFEAGYQLRLRFGPDQNTSAATYDTATARYQEDTIYRQSSVQRDRVHAFYSTYSFNWQGFGAMLGIRTEYSGRTVTINNSTFTPLNRWDFFPSLHLSYSFPQEQQIMASYTRRIDRPGGWDLSPFLTWMDARNVRQGNPGLKPEYLDSYEAGFVLPFGANRLALDGYYRITHNVIERFQSIYRDDIILHTVRNIGSDRALGLEMNLDLSPFRFWNITLTGDIYDYRLKGMLDTTTITRKSFNWEAGLTTDLTLPTATRLQLNARYESPSTTLQGREGGHIWTGISARQMLFNRQLFITLSVRDLLATSWHENETETKTFYTRSRFGRKGPQLSLGITWNFNNYKPDRRRPTTGEEDEDTTAPVFEY; encoded by the coding sequence ATGAAAATCAAGGCTGGATTTACTGCCCTCATATTTCTCAGTCCGGTCTGGTCCCTGCTCTCTGCCCAGCCGGCACCGGAAGCTTCGGTCCGGGGCATGGGATTAATTACCGGACAGATCTGGAATCCGCACGACAGCACTCCGGTAGAGTATGCCAATATTGTGCTTTACCGCCAGCGGGATTCCGCACTGGTAAACGGCACGGTTACCGATGCCCAGGGTAGATTCACCCTTACCCAGCTGCCGCCGGGCAGATACTACCTTGAGGTCTCATTCATCGGCTTCCGCACCAACCGGGTGCACAACATCCAGCTTGCACCCGGCGCCCGGCTCGACCTTGGGAAAATCCCGCTTGAACCGGCGGTCATCTCGATGCCCGGAGTTGAAGCAACCGCACAAAAGCCGAAACTGGAATTCAGAATTGACCGCAAGGTGATCAATGTCGCCCAGAACCCGGCGCTCCAGACCGGCACTGCGGTTGATGCGCTGGAAAACGCGCCATCGGTCAAAGTTGATCTTGAGGGCAATGTCAGCCTGCGCGGACTCTCCAGCTTCACCGTCCTGATCGACGGCAGGCCCTCACCCCTTGAAGGCAGTGAGGCGCTCCGGCAGATTCCCGCCAGCACCATTGACCGGATTGAAATCGTCACCAACCCCTCGGTTAAATACGACCCGGAAGGCAGAGCCGGCATCATCAATGTCATCCTCAAAAAACAGCGCCCCGCCGGCATCTCCGGCATTCTGAACCTTAATGCCGGCACCAGCGAACAGCTCGGCGCCAGCCTGCTTTTAAGCCTCAGAACCGGCACCAGCACCTTCTACCTCAGCCCCAACTTCAACCAGGGCGGATTCCCGGGCAGCCGGGAAATGACCAGCTGGGTTCTGAACCCGGCAGGCGACACCACCCACCGCACCTCCACCGGCACAATGTCCTTTCAGCACCGGTTTTACGGACTCCGGGGCGGTGCGGACTTTCAGCTCACTCCTTCTGACTGGCTCAGCCTCTCGGGCTATTTCGGCGGTAACGGCAACCGGCGCGGTCAGCAGGCAGACTATTATGAATGGAAAACACCGGACCCGACCGCCGAGACCCTGAACTATCAGGGTGCCACCGCCTCCTTCGGCACCGGCACCATCTTCACTGCCAGCCTGGATGCGGGCCACAACTTCGGCAGAAAAGGGCACGACCTCCAGCTCCACACCACCCTCCGGGGCAGATCCAGCACCGACTCCACCCTCACCGAAGAGTCACTTGCCGGCAGAATCAGAGCCGGGAGAATGACCCGGGAGACCCATCAGGGCATTCCGCTTGATCTCAAACTGGACTACGCCCTGCCATTGAGGGAAAAGGACAAATTTGAAGCGGGCTACCAGCTCCGGCTCCGCTTCGGACCGGACCAGAACACCTCTGCCGCAACCTATGACACCGCCACCGCCCGCTACCAGGAGGACACCATCTACCGTCAGAGCTCAGTCCAGCGCGACCGGGTTCATGCCTTCTACTCCACCTATTCCTTCAACTGGCAGGGCTTCGGTGCCATGCTCGGCATCAGAACCGAATACTCCGGCAGGACCGTCACCATCAACAACAGCACCTTCACCCCGCTCAATCGCTGGGATTTCTTCCCCAGCCTGCACCTCTCCTACAGTTTTCCGCAGGAACAGCAGATCATGGCAAGCTACACCCGCCGGATCGACCGGCCCGGCGGCTGGGACCTCTCACCCTTCCTCACCTGGATGGATGCCAGAAATGTCCGCCAGGGCAACCCCGGCCTCAAACCCGAATACCTTGACTCCTATGAAGCCGGATTTGTCCTCCCCTTTGGTGCCAACCGGCTCGCCCTTGACGGCTACTACCGGATTACCCACAATGTCATTGAGCGCTTCCAGTCCATCTACCGCGACGACATCATCCTGCACACGGTCCGAAACATCGGCTCGGACCGGGCACTGGGCTTGGAAATGAATCTGGATCTCTCCCCCTTCCGCTTCTGGAACATCACCCTCACCGGCGACATCTATGACTACCGGCTCAAAGGCATGCTCGACACCACAACCATCACCCGCAAAAGCTTCAACTGGGAAGCAGGACTGACCACCGACCTGACCCTGCCCACCGCCACCCGGCTCCAGCTCAATGCCCGCTACGAAAGCCCGAGCACAACCCTGCAGGGCAGAGAAGGCGGTCATATCTGGACCGGAATTTCTGCCCGCCAGATGCTGTTCAACCGCCAGCTCTTCATCACCCTTTCGGTCCGCGACCTGCTTGCCACCAGCTGGCACGAAAACGAGACAGAAACGAAGACTTTCTACACCCGGTCCCGCTTTGGCAGGAAAGGACCTCAGCTCTCACTTGGTATAACCTGGAACTTCAACAACTACAAACCGGACCGCCGGCGCCCGACTACTGGCGAAGAAGATGAGGATACCACTGCGCCTGTATTTGAATATTAA